One window of Mesorhizobium sp. PAMC28654 genomic DNA carries:
- a CDS encoding DUF3422 family protein, whose protein sequence is MSDDPSNLEFQPRAKGSVMGFPAHEGRPGALGEVHARPHPLIEKPRVLIQLAFMTEGGSGVDHAVLSELSRRLGIAAPDRQARHHAMKWGKGSLRWERHTEFSTYLWEGPLSETGRTQEDSPFGNGFSPPGTVISGIRLEIRKWTELSEELISDFDPTSLCYSLVERGNAAIVTDFRQDGDGMTRMLVLDRGLTPARTGALSQRLIDIETYRTLSMLGLPLALTLSGRARRIEDRLAQTTLEMKVAETRDSQTLLADLTELAAELEADAASSLYRFGASRAYDGIVVERLEALEEEAVPGYDTWGGFLQRRVAPAMRTCRSVEERQANLSRKLTRATTLLRTWVDVEVEKQNRDLLASMNNRARLQLRLQQTVEGLSVAAVSYYVVGLIGYVAKGASIFGHAFAPEIVTAASVPVAILLVWWGVRRVRLMHSEPGKHPGE, encoded by the coding sequence GTGTCAGACGACCCGTCCAATCTCGAATTCCAGCCACGCGCCAAGGGCAGCGTGATGGGTTTCCCAGCGCATGAAGGCCGTCCGGGCGCGCTCGGCGAAGTCCATGCCCGGCCGCATCCGCTGATCGAAAAGCCGCGCGTTCTCATTCAGCTCGCTTTCATGACCGAGGGCGGCTCGGGTGTGGACCATGCGGTGCTTTCCGAGTTGTCGCGCCGGCTCGGCATTGCCGCGCCCGACCGCCAAGCCCGTCACCATGCGATGAAGTGGGGCAAGGGCTCGCTGCGCTGGGAACGGCATACGGAATTCTCGACCTATCTGTGGGAAGGACCGCTGTCCGAAACCGGCAGAACGCAGGAGGATTCGCCCTTCGGGAATGGGTTTTCCCCGCCAGGCACCGTCATTTCCGGCATCAGGCTCGAAATCCGCAAATGGACGGAATTGAGCGAGGAACTGATCTCGGACTTCGACCCGACCAGCCTGTGCTACTCGCTGGTCGAGCGCGGCAACGCAGCCATCGTCACCGACTTCCGTCAGGACGGCGACGGCATGACCCGCATGCTGGTGCTCGATCGTGGCCTGACGCCGGCGCGCACGGGCGCGCTGTCGCAACGGCTGATCGACATCGAGACCTACCGGACGCTCTCCATGCTCGGCTTGCCGCTGGCGTTGACCTTGTCCGGCCGCGCCCGCCGCATTGAGGACAGGCTCGCCCAGACCACCCTTGAGATGAAGGTTGCTGAAACCCGCGACAGCCAGACGCTGCTGGCCGACCTGACCGAGCTTGCGGCGGAACTGGAAGCCGATGCCGCATCCAGCCTCTACCGTTTCGGCGCCAGTCGAGCCTATGACGGCATCGTCGTCGAGCGGCTGGAAGCGCTGGAGGAAGAGGCCGTGCCCGGTTATGACACCTGGGGCGGTTTTCTGCAGCGCCGCGTCGCGCCGGCCATGCGCACCTGCCGTTCGGTCGAGGAGCGTCAGGCCAATCTGTCGCGAAAGCTCACCCGCGCCACCACGCTGCTGCGCACCTGGGTCGACGTCGAGGTCGAGAAGCAGAACCGCGATCTGCTGGCTTCGATGAACAACCGCGCCCGCCTGCAACTGCGCCTGCAGCAGACAGTGGAAGGCCTCTCGGTGGCGGCCGTCTCCTACTATGTCGTCGGCCTTATCGGCTATGTCGCCAAGGGCGCCTCGATCTTTGGCCATGCCTTTGCTCCGGAGATTGTCACCGCGGCCTCGGTGCCGGTCGCCATCCTGCTGGTCTGGTGGGGCGTGCGCCGTGTGCGGCTGATGCACTCCGAGCCCGGCAAGCATCCCGGCGAGTAG
- a CDS encoding FadR/GntR family transcriptional regulator — MSDIFSRIEHSRTADEVVQQIENLILEGVLRTGDRLPGERELARQFDVSRPILRDALKALEGRGLLTTRPGGGTHVADVIGQLFTKPVTDLISMHRKAVTDYLEYRREIEGVAAEYAARRATPDDLALLDRIMARMDEADRTGDFDDEAEIDVEFHHAICECAHNIILLHTLRSCYRLLSEGVFQNRLLVFSVPGAREALLAQHRAIHAAVKAGDPAAARQAAMDHITYVERSMAEAERSGDWQRVSRLRLRQRADATDIEPARKRS, encoded by the coding sequence TTGAGCGATATCTTTTCCAGGATCGAGCATTCGCGCACCGCCGACGAGGTGGTGCAGCAGATCGAGAACCTCATCCTCGAAGGCGTGCTGCGCACCGGCGACCGGTTGCCCGGCGAGCGCGAACTGGCACGCCAGTTCGACGTGTCTCGGCCGATCCTGCGCGATGCGCTCAAGGCGCTCGAAGGGCGCGGACTGCTGACGACGCGCCCCGGCGGCGGCACCCATGTCGCTGACGTCATCGGCCAGCTGTTCACCAAGCCGGTGACGGATCTCATCTCGATGCACCGCAAGGCGGTGACGGACTATCTGGAGTACCGCCGCGAGATCGAAGGCGTGGCGGCCGAATACGCGGCGCGACGCGCCACCCCCGACGATCTGGCGCTGCTCGACCGCATCATGGCGCGCATGGACGAGGCGGACCGGACCGGCGATTTCGACGATGAAGCCGAAATCGATGTCGAATTCCATCACGCGATCTGCGAATGCGCGCACAACATCATCCTCTTGCACACACTGCGCTCCTGTTACCGGCTGTTGTCGGAGGGCGTGTTCCAGAACCGGCTGCTGGTGTTCAGCGTGCCCGGCGCTCGCGAGGCGCTGCTTGCCCAGCACCGGGCGATCCATGCGGCGGTGAAGGCCGGCGATCCCGCCGCCGCCCGCCAGGCCGCGATGGACCACATCACCTATGTTGAACGGTCGATGGCCGAGGCCGAGCGCAGCGGCGACTGGCAGCGCGTGTCGCGGCTGAGGCTCAGGCAGCGCGCCGACGCCACCGATATCGAACCCGCACGCAAACGCTCCTAA
- a CDS encoding alpha-hydroxy acid oxidase: MSQILTIADLKDLARRRVPKMFFDYADSGAWTESTYRANEEDFQKIKFRQRVLVDMSNRSLESTMIGEKVAMPVALAPTGLTGMQHADGEMLAAQAAEEFGVPFTLSTMSICSIEDVASVTKKPFWFQLYVLRDKDFVLNLIDRAKAAKCSALVLTLDLQILGQRHKDVRNGLSAPPKMTLTNIADIAMRPRWWMGMAGTKRRTFRNIVGHAKGVGDVASLASWTTEQFDPHLSWKDVAWIKERWGGKLILKGILDKEDALMAARTGANAIIVSNHGGRQLDGASSSIMALEEIADAVGDTIEVHMDGGIRSGQDVLKALCLGAKGTYIGRPFLYGLGALGKEGVTKALEIIRKEMDITLALCGKRLVTDMGKDQLRR; encoded by the coding sequence ATGAGCCAGATCCTGACCATCGCCGACCTCAAGGACCTGGCGCGTCGGCGCGTGCCCAAGATGTTCTTCGACTATGCCGACTCCGGCGCATGGACCGAGAGCACCTACCGGGCGAACGAGGAAGACTTCCAGAAGATCAAGTTCCGCCAGCGCGTGCTGGTCGACATGAGCAACCGTTCGCTGGAATCGACCATGATCGGCGAAAAGGTGGCAATGCCGGTGGCGCTGGCACCGACCGGCCTGACCGGCATGCAGCACGCCGACGGCGAGATGCTGGCGGCGCAGGCGGCGGAAGAGTTCGGCGTGCCGTTCACGCTGTCGACGATGAGCATCTGCTCGATCGAGGATGTCGCCTCGGTGACGAAGAAGCCGTTCTGGTTCCAGCTCTATGTGCTGCGCGACAAGGATTTCGTGTTGAACCTGATCGACCGGGCGAAGGCGGCGAAATGCTCGGCGCTGGTGCTGACGCTCGACCTGCAGATTCTGGGCCAGCGCCACAAGGATGTGCGCAACGGGCTTTCGGCGCCGCCAAAGATGACGCTGACCAACATCGCCGATATCGCGATGCGCCCGCGCTGGTGGATGGGCATGGCCGGCACGAAGCGTCGCACCTTCCGCAACATTGTCGGCCACGCCAAGGGCGTCGGCGATGTGGCGTCGCTGGCTTCGTGGACGACGGAGCAGTTCGATCCGCACCTGTCGTGGAAGGACGTCGCCTGGATCAAGGAGCGCTGGGGCGGCAAGCTGATCCTGAAGGGCATTCTCGACAAGGAGGATGCGCTGATGGCGGCCAGGACCGGCGCCAATGCGATCATTGTCTCCAACCATGGCGGTCGCCAGCTTGATGGCGCATCGTCTTCGATCATGGCGCTGGAGGAAATCGCCGACGCGGTCGGCGACACGATCGAGGTGCATATGGATGGCGGCATCCGCTCCGGCCAGGACGTGCTGAAGGCGCTTTGCCTGGGCGCCAAGGGCACTTATATCGGGCGGCCTTTCCTCTACGGGCTGGGTGCGCTGGGCAAGGAAGGGGTTACCAAGGCGTTGGAAATCATTCGAAAGGAGATGGACATAACGCTGGCTTTGTGCGGAAAGCGGCTAGTCACCGACATGGGCAAGGATCAGCTCCGGCGCTAA
- a CDS encoding metallophosphoesterase family protein: MTTPGIHFLDAHGPDGVRLYAIGDVHGRLDLLEAMHRRIESELEWKPTRDWRVIHLGDYVDRGPDSKGVIDFLVEARERDPRHLMLAGNHDIGFLDFLKVPDPEGLFMRYGGVQTAESYGVSLTMDASWFGKAETLKRGHAALVEAVPQAHVDFLRSLPFSMTFGDFFFCHAGIRPGIALENQNQQDLMWIRDVFHNHSGLYPKIVVHGHTPVPEAEVMANRVNVDTLAWQSGNLTALVVDGADKRILSMTGKRG, encoded by the coding sequence TTGACGACCCCCGGCATCCACTTTCTCGACGCGCACGGACCGGACGGCGTGCGCCTCTATGCCATCGGTGACGTGCACGGCAGGCTGGACCTGCTGGAAGCGATGCACCGGCGAATCGAGAGCGAGCTGGAGTGGAAACCAACTCGCGATTGGCGTGTGATTCATCTCGGCGACTATGTTGACCGCGGGCCGGATTCCAAGGGCGTGATCGATTTCCTGGTCGAAGCACGCGAACGCGACCCGCGCCACCTGATGCTCGCCGGCAATCACGACATCGGCTTTCTCGATTTTCTGAAAGTCCCCGATCCGGAGGGACTGTTCATGCGCTATGGCGGCGTTCAGACGGCGGAATCCTATGGCGTGTCATTGACCATGGACGCCAGTTGGTTCGGCAAGGCGGAAACGCTAAAGCGGGGCCACGCGGCGCTGGTCGAGGCGGTGCCGCAGGCTCATGTCGACTTCCTGCGGTCGCTGCCATTTTCAATGACGTTCGGCGACTTCTTCTTCTGTCACGCCGGCATCAGGCCGGGCATCGCGCTGGAAAACCAGAACCAGCAGGATCTGATGTGGATCCGCGACGTCTTCCACAATCATTCCGGTCTCTATCCGAAGATCGTGGTGCACGGCCACACACCCGTGCCGGAAGCCGAGGTGATGGCCAACCGCGTCAATGTCGACACCCTCGCCTGGCAGTCAGGAAACCTTACCGCGCTCGTCGTGGACGGCGCGGATAAACGTATCCTGTCGATGACCGGTAAACGAGGTTAA
- a CDS encoding type 1 glutamine amidotransferase, whose translation MRVLVVQNYDNTGLGQVGAALAEAGADLDVRLPYKGDPLPEDAAAHDAMVVLGGGQNALADDDYPYFPALLELTRDFAEKDRAVLGICLGSQLVARAFGGENKIGGANEFGWRGVSLTPNAKADAVLGALPEKFPIFQWHDDTFVLPENAVRLAGNDVAENQAFRVGRAVYGFQFHFEADRPMVEDWSTSFAPIIAARHPDWAGNLDGEMARNGPDADAAGLAIARAWVATI comes from the coding sequence ATGCGGGTGCTGGTGGTCCAGAACTACGACAATACTGGCCTCGGTCAGGTCGGCGCCGCTCTTGCGGAAGCAGGTGCCGATCTTGACGTGCGTCTTCCTTACAAAGGTGACCCGCTGCCGGAAGATGCGGCCGCTCATGATGCCATGGTGGTTCTCGGCGGTGGCCAGAATGCGCTGGCTGACGACGACTACCCCTATTTTCCTGCCCTGCTCGAATTGACCCGCGATTTCGCCGAGAAAGATCGTGCGGTGCTCGGCATCTGCCTCGGCAGCCAACTGGTCGCCCGCGCCTTTGGCGGCGAGAACAAGATCGGCGGCGCCAATGAATTCGGCTGGCGCGGCGTGTCGCTGACGCCCAACGCCAAGGCCGATGCCGTACTCGGCGCGCTGCCCGAGAAATTCCCGATCTTCCAGTGGCACGACGACACGTTTGTCCTGCCCGAAAACGCCGTGCGGCTGGCCGGCAACGATGTTGCCGAGAACCAGGCGTTCCGCGTCGGCCGCGCCGTCTACGGCTTCCAGTTCCACTTCGAGGCCGACCGGCCGATGGTTGAGGACTGGAGCACGTCGTTCGCGCCAATCATTGCCGCCCGCCATCCCGACTGGGCCGGCAATCTCGACGGGGAGATGGCCCGCAATGGACCGGACGCCGACGCCGCCGGCCTTGCGATCGCCCGTGCCTGGGTGGCAACCATCTAA
- a CDS encoding GFA family protein, with amino-acid sequence MDKITQGSCLCGAVGYELHGELRPVVACHCNQCRKASGHYVAATQVEQKRATITGDTLRWYKSSEHAERGFCSVCGGNLFWRRFDSPFISVWAGTIDGKTGLKMESQLYPECAGDYYDLPAVPVIPQSELE; translated from the coding sequence GTGGACAAGATTACACAAGGCAGCTGCCTGTGCGGCGCCGTCGGCTACGAATTGCATGGCGAATTGCGCCCGGTCGTTGCCTGCCATTGCAATCAATGCAGGAAGGCCAGCGGCCACTACGTTGCCGCCACACAAGTCGAACAGAAGCGCGCGACCATCACGGGCGATACGCTGCGCTGGTACAAGTCTTCGGAGCATGCCGAGCGCGGTTTCTGTTCGGTATGCGGCGGCAACCTGTTCTGGCGTCGCTTCGACAGCCCGTTCATCTCCGTCTGGGCGGGCACCATCGACGGCAAGACCGGCCTGAAGATGGAAAGTCAGTTGTATCCGGAATGCGCCGGCGACTATTACGACCTGCCGGCGGTGCCCGTGATCCCGCAATCCGAACTGGAATAA
- a CDS encoding 16S rRNA (uracil(1498)-N(3))-methyltransferase, whose translation MRANYKMQRLFVSDDLGPDIEFDAGQQQSHYLMHVLRLGEGAEILVFNGRDGEWSAAIAAKSRKAVRLRVLQPQRPQPPLPDLVYCFAPLKQGRLDYLVQKAVEMGAGVLQPVITQHTQVAKPSIDRLRANVIEAAEQCGILAVPEVREAEKFERLLAGWDKERRLIFCDEDASTNNPLPALQAVRERKHGLLVGPEGGFSDEERKMLRSLPFVTAIPLGSRILRADTAAVAALAVMQATIGDW comes from the coding sequence ATGCGCGCCAATTACAAGATGCAACGCCTTTTCGTGTCTGACGATCTCGGACCAGACATCGAGTTCGATGCCGGTCAGCAGCAAAGCCATTATCTGATGCATGTGCTGCGGCTCGGCGAAGGGGCGGAAATCCTTGTGTTCAATGGCCGCGACGGCGAATGGTCGGCGGCAATCGCCGCGAAATCCAGGAAGGCTGTGCGCCTCAGGGTCCTGCAGCCACAAAGACCGCAACCGCCGCTACCCGATCTCGTCTATTGCTTCGCACCGCTGAAGCAGGGACGGCTCGACTATCTGGTGCAGAAGGCCGTCGAGATGGGCGCCGGCGTGCTTCAGCCGGTGATCACCCAGCATACGCAGGTAGCAAAACCTTCCATCGATCGCCTGCGCGCCAACGTCATTGAAGCCGCCGAGCAATGCGGCATCCTGGCGGTGCCAGAGGTGCGCGAAGCAGAAAAGTTCGAACGCCTGCTGGCCGGCTGGGACAAGGAGCGCCGGCTGATCTTTTGCGACGAGGATGCGTCGACCAACAATCCGCTGCCGGCGCTGCAGGCCGTGCGGGAGAGGAAGCACGGCCTGCTGGTCGGACCGGAGGGCGGCTTTTCCGATGAGGAACGCAAGATGCTGCGCTCCCTGCCTTTCGTGACGGCCATTCCATTGGGATCGCGGATCCTGCGCGCCGATACGGCAGCGGTCGCCGCACTGGCGGTGATGCAAGCGACGATCGGCGACTGGTAA
- a CDS encoding glutamate--cysteine ligase: MARDTTDFTPIEGIDELVEHLAEGNKPRDKWRIGTEHEKFPFYVDGNAPVPYGGDRGIRAILEGMQQKLGWDPIMDAGRIIGLVEPTGQGAISLEPGGQFELSGAPLETIHQTCREGNAHLSQVREIAEPMGIRFLGLGGSPKWSLAETPKMPKSRYEIMTRYMPKVGTKGLDMMYRTCTIQVNLDFESEADMRRKMQVSLRLQPLSTALFANSPFTESRPNGLQSWRGDIWRDTDNRRSGLLEFCFSPDFGFADYVEWALDVPMYFVIRDGHYHDMTHITFRQFMAGAARNEVPDGLPTMGDWANHLSTLFPDVRLKRFLEMRGADGGPWRRICALPAFWVGLLYDEAALDAAEALTASWTYEEVLAMRNAVPELGISAPFRNTTLRDIARDVLAISRTGLKNRGRKNRDGYDETSFLNTLDEVVARGTTSAEEMLSAYHTRWGGSIEPVFMEYAY, translated from the coding sequence ATGGCGCGCGACACAACTGATTTCACGCCGATCGAAGGCATCGACGAACTCGTCGAGCACCTGGCCGAAGGCAACAAACCGCGCGACAAATGGCGCATCGGTACCGAGCACGAGAAGTTTCCATTCTATGTCGACGGCAATGCGCCCGTGCCCTATGGCGGCGACCGCGGCATCCGCGCCATCCTCGAAGGCATGCAGCAAAAGCTTGGCTGGGACCCGATCATGGACGCCGGCCGCATCATCGGCCTGGTCGAGCCGACCGGCCAGGGCGCGATCTCGCTCGAGCCCGGCGGCCAGTTCGAACTGTCCGGAGCACCGCTGGAAACGATCCACCAGACCTGCCGAGAGGGCAATGCTCATCTGTCGCAGGTGCGCGAGATCGCCGAGCCGATGGGCATTCGCTTCCTCGGCCTCGGCGGCAGCCCGAAATGGTCGCTGGCCGAGACGCCGAAAATGCCGAAATCGCGCTACGAGATCATGACGCGCTACATGCCCAAGGTCGGCACCAAGGGCCTCGACATGATGTACCGGACCTGCACGATCCAGGTGAATCTCGATTTCGAGAGCGAAGCCGACATGCGCCGTAAGATGCAGGTGTCGCTGAGGCTGCAGCCGCTGTCGACGGCGCTGTTTGCCAACTCGCCCTTCACCGAGAGCCGGCCGAATGGGCTGCAGAGCTGGCGTGGCGATATCTGGCGCGACACAGACAACCGGCGTTCGGGCCTGCTCGAATTCTGCTTCTCGCCCGATTTCGGTTTTGCCGACTACGTCGAATGGGCACTCGACGTGCCAATGTATTTCGTCATCCGCGACGGCCACTATCACGACATGACGCACATCACCTTCCGCCAGTTCATGGCGGGGGCCGCGCGCAACGAGGTGCCGGACGGACTGCCGACGATGGGCGACTGGGCGAACCATCTGTCAACGCTGTTCCCGGACGTGCGGCTGAAGCGTTTTCTGGAAATGCGCGGCGCCGACGGCGGGCCGTGGCGGCGCATCTGCGCGCTGCCGGCCTTCTGGGTCGGTTTGCTCTATGACGAGGCCGCGCTTGATGCCGCCGAGGCGCTGACCGCGAGCTGGACTTATGAAGAAGTGCTGGCGATGCGCAATGCCGTGCCCGAACTGGGCATTTCCGCGCCCTTCCGCAACACCACGCTGCGCGACATTGCCCGCGACGTGCTTGCTATCTCGCGCACGGGACTGAAGAATCGCGGCAGGAAAAACCGCGACGGCTATGACGAAACCTCTTTCCTCAACACGCTGGACGAAGTCGTCGCGCGCGGCACCACCAGCGCCGAGGAGATGCTGTCGGCCTACCACACGCGCTGGGGCGGCTCGATCGAACCGGTATTCATGGAATATGCCTATTAA
- a CDS encoding DUF937 domain-containing protein, protein MPSLFDMLAQAQNGNGMDALARQFGLSQQQAQSAVAALLPAFSQGLQRNTADPYGLGAFMTAMASGQHAQYFEDATRAFSPQGVDEGNGILGHLFGSKDLSRAVASQAAQASGVSQQVLQQMLPAIATMLMGGLFKQTTNQMQGAGGFGAASNPLGEIIEQMMRQGGGMQAPQQRQAPPPQNPMDNPLGKVLQDMFGGGAQPQRNSPQQTQNPYGDNPLGKVLQDMFGGAQQPQPQQTQSPYGDNPLGKIFEDMLKPGGGFGIPGAQPAPQQPEAPPQRQAPQPQTNPSGRPRNPFDDLFGKMFETGAQQRDDYQKGVESIFDQFKKGMDRR, encoded by the coding sequence ATGCCTTCCTTGTTCGACATGCTGGCACAGGCCCAGAACGGTAACGGCATGGATGCGCTTGCCCGGCAATTCGGGCTTTCGCAACAGCAGGCGCAATCGGCGGTCGCCGCCTTGCTGCCTGCCTTTTCGCAGGGGCTGCAGCGCAACACGGCCGATCCTTACGGCCTCGGCGCCTTCATGACGGCGATGGCCAGCGGCCAGCACGCCCAGTATTTCGAGGACGCGACGCGGGCCTTCTCGCCGCAGGGTGTTGACGAGGGCAACGGCATTCTGGGGCACTTGTTCGGCTCGAAGGATCTGTCGCGCGCCGTTGCCAGCCAGGCCGCGCAGGCCAGCGGTGTCAGCCAGCAGGTGTTACAGCAAATGCTCCCGGCAATCGCCACGATGTTGATGGGCGGGCTGTTCAAGCAGACCACCAATCAGATGCAGGGCGCCGGAGGATTCGGCGCCGCCAGCAATCCGCTGGGCGAGATCATCGAGCAGATGATGCGGCAAGGTGGAGGCATGCAGGCGCCGCAACAGCGCCAGGCGCCGCCGCCTCAGAACCCGATGGACAACCCGCTTGGCAAGGTGCTGCAGGACATGTTCGGTGGCGGCGCGCAGCCACAGCGGAACTCGCCGCAGCAGACGCAGAATCCCTATGGTGACAATCCGCTCGGCAAGGTGTTGCAGGATATGTTCGGCGGCGCGCAGCAACCACAACCTCAACAGACGCAGAGTCCTTACGGCGACAATCCGCTTGGGAAGATTTTCGAGGACATGCTGAAGCCGGGCGGCGGCTTCGGCATTCCTGGCGCGCAGCCGGCGCCGCAGCAACCGGAAGCGCCCCCGCAGCGCCAGGCGCCTCAGCCGCAGACCAATCCGAGCGGCAGGCCGAGAAACCCGTTCGACGATCTGTTCGGCAAGATGTTCGAGACCGGCGCCCAGCAGCGCGACGACTACCAGAAGGGAGTC